One genomic window of Sebastes umbrosus isolate fSebUmb1 chromosome 15, fSebUmb1.pri, whole genome shotgun sequence includes the following:
- the setdb1a gene encoding histone-lysine N-methyltransferase SETDB1-A, translating to MEVDEMETRMPERVQIKIKTESDGDENMSDSPCESVPSTSETPSKETQLYYGSDSLSVIKRAVVVLTRLPEYKISALRPPTPQQFYSEDDSLSSSDSDMQWEPDDSSGSDFSLSKDKKKTGKHPTAPHTSSSSSSSRNNNNVPEPAPVIVSSAFAHCSNETTKVRPNLPDQEVIVDTIVLARKRSMRWQRGKIVDLVTREDGRLKYKVCFEEKGKSLVSGHHIAFDNTPKLEQLYVGARVVVRCQDNKFRFRPGVLAELPSRKNRLRFLVFMDDHTPIYVGLPLFHLVCRPLENGLDDIPDSPHKSFIIQYLKDWPYPHLTQYRAGQTLNVELNGSQQKCEVQVVDCSLMQVLFQDNNQHKEWIHRGSMRLEHMARFLEMKGAEEVTDDSD from the exons ATGGAGGTGGACGAGATGGAGACGAGAATGCCAGAGAGAGTACAAATCAAGATAAAGACTGAATCTGATGGTGATG AAAATATGTCAGATTCCCCTTGTGAGTCCGTTCCTTCCACGAGTGAAACTCCAAGCAAGGAGACACAATTGTATTACGGTTCTGACTCTCTCAGTGTGATAAAAAGAGCAGTGGTAGTCTTGACCCGACTCCCGGAATATAAGATCAGCGCTCTGCGACCACCAACGCCTCAGCAGTTCTACAGCGAAGACGACTCCCTCAGCAGCTCTGATTCTGATATGCAGTGGGAACCAGATGATTCAAGTGGATCTGATTTCTCCCTCtcaaaagataaaaagaaaactggAAAACACCCTACTGCAccacacaccagcagcagcagtagtagtagtagaaacaacaacaacg tgcCAGAACCAGCCCCTGTAATAGTGTCGTCGGCGTTTGCCCATTGCTCAAATGAAACCACGAAGGTCCGTCCTAACTTGCCAGATCAAGAGGTCATCGTGGACACGATAGTCTTGGCCAGGAAAAGGTCCATGAGATGGCAACGGGGAAAAATAGTGGATTTAGTAACAAGGG aagATGGACGGTTGAAGTACAAAGTTTGTTTTGAAGAAAAGGGGAAGAGCCTAGTGTCTGGCCACCACATCGCCTTTGACAACACACCGAAGCTGGAGCAGCTGTACGTCGGTGCTCGGGTGGTGGTCAGGTGTCAAGATAACAAGTTCCGGTTCCGGCCTGGTGTTTTGGCAGAGCTCCCCAGCAGAAAGAACCGCTTAAG GTTCTTGGTCTTCATGGATGATCACACGCCGATCTACGTTGGTTTACCTTTATTTCACCTGGTGTGCAGACCAC TGGAGAATGGCCTAGACGATATTCCAGACAGCCCTCACAAGTCTTTCATAATACAGTACCTGAAGGACTGGCCGTACCCACATTTAACCCAGTACAGAGCTGGACAGACCCTTAATGTCGAGTTAAATGGAAGCCAGCAGAAATGTGAGGTGCAGGTGGTCGACTGCAGCTTGATGCAGGTTCTTTTTCAG GATAATAATCAACATAAGGAGTGGATCCATCGAGGCTCCATGCGACTTGAACACATGGCTAGATTTTTGGAAATGAAAGGAGCGGAAGAGGTCACCGATGATTCTGACTAA